In one window of Pieris brassicae chromosome 10, ilPieBrab1.1, whole genome shotgun sequence DNA:
- the LOC123715361 gene encoding probable cytosolic oligopeptidase A — MAFFLRTSVLTRHLKKSFLQNKRNSGYVVLIPEIGEDSDKNVLLTENGLPEFNDITIEKCIAAISKLSLDYESGVKQIEESCSDCKNAFVEIFQPLEKLDNQLELTWGVAKTLYLGNSSLMPTASYIQIHQRAYKARSTKFNSVPIYNAAINEKNRLKQLTDEEQRLLDKYILEGKLNGLDIKGVKREKLDNILNLLQKERQLFRDKVKMATNIFSSFISDEQLSKELPESLTKVMSINNNASKGPWKITLQPHIFEPFMQYCPDRSLRWNTWQAHVQRCSGYGNKDLETSTHVAQIRKYRAEQAKMLGFETYADMSMETKMAGSVENVYKCLDKLLENARPLQDIELESLQDFAKERGFDGKLEHWDIPYWQRKQKWSLYNYDEDKIRQYFPLPRVITSLFNLCSTLFKIQIVERSNVHTWHKDVKFYDVYDETGNTPIAGFFLDPYARQNEKIRIYDDAGWHVSIRNKCALTSTDPLSALIFNFQAPSEGQQSLLSFKEVGVLFQRFGHALRHLLTKATYSEVAGLSNVEWDAADVCGQVMTHWLFDPHTIRAISGHYNTEEPLPEEIIQNLQNVRSHMAGYNLCRELYLSRLDLELYSNTTFWRDLVKELWPKYHALPFDKYDSHLLSLTKIFSEEWGAAYYCHLWSKMIAADIYSAFEEARAGDQDVIAIGKRYRESFLAVGGACQPSELFRRFRGRDPSPQALLHNLGLSNQKKLEE; from the exons ATGGCATTTTTCCTTAGAACAAGTGTTTTAACACGACATTTGAAGAAATCCTTCTTACAAAATAAACGCAATTCTGGATACGTTGTCCT aatTCCAGAAATTGGCGAAGATTCTGATAAGAATGTCCTTCTCACTGAAAATGGCCTGCCTGAATTCAACgatattacaattgaaaagTGCATTGCTGCTATCAGTAAGCTAAGCTTAGATTATGAGAGTGGAGTTAAACAGATAGAAGAATCATGCTCTGATTGCAAAAATGCTTTTGTTGAGATCTTTCAGCCTTTGGAAAAGTTAGATAACCAACTAGAACTTACATGGGGTGTTGCTAAAACCTTATACTTAGGTAATAGTTCCTTGATGCCAACTGCATCCTATATTCAAATCCACCAAAGAGCTTACAAAGCAAGatcaacaaaatttaatagtgTCCCAATATACAATGCTGccataaatgaaaaaaatcgtCTGAAGCAGTTGACTGATGAAGAACAAAGATTATtggataaatatattcttgaaggtAAACTTAATGGGCTTGACATAAAGGGTGtaaaaagagaaaaattagataatattctcaatttgttacaaaaagAAAGGCAATTGTTCCGAGATAAAGTTAAAATGGCCACAAACATTTTCAGTAGCTTTATCAGTGATGAACAACTATCCAAAGAACTTCCTGAAAGTCTAACAAAAGTTATgtccataaataataatgctaGTAAAGGTCCTTGGAAAATTACTCTACAACCACATATTTTCGAACCATTTATGCAATATTGTCCTGACAGATCATTGCGTTGGAATACATGGCAGGCACATGTACAAAGATGTTCAGGCTATGGCAATAAAGATTTAGAAACAAGTACCCATGTTGCACAAATACGAAAATATAGAGCAGAACAGGCCAAAATGTTAGGTTTTGAAACCTATGCTGACATGAGCATGGAAACTAAAATGGCTGGTTCGGTTGAGAATGTGTATAAGTGTCTCGACAAATTACTTGAAAATGCTAGACCACTTCAAGATATTGAGTTAGAATCCCTGCAAGACTTTGCAAAAGAAAGAGGATTTGATGGTAAACTAGAACACTGGGATATCCCATATTggcaaagaaaacaaaaatggTCTTTATACAACTATGATGAAGATAAAATTCGTCAATATTTTCCACTACCACGTGTTATCACAAgcttgtttaatttatgtagcacattattcaaaatacaaaTAGTTGAAAGATCCAACGTGCATACATGGCAtaaagatgttaaattttacGATGTTTATGACGAAACAGGTAACACACCTATAgctggtttttttttagatcCTTATGCAAGACAGAATGAAAAAATTCGCATTTATGATGACGCCGGTTGGCATGTTTCAATACGCAACAAATGCGCTCTTACGTCTACAGATCCTTTATCagcattaatatttaacttccAAGCTCCAAGTGAGGGGCAGCAATCTCTACTGTCTTTCAAAGAGGTTGGTGTCCTGTTTCAAAGATTTGGACATGCCTTACGCCATTTACTAACAAAAGCGACATATTCTGAAGTGGCCGGTCTCTCTAATGTGGAATGGGATGCTGCTGATGTTTGTGGGCAAGTGATGACGCATTGGCTATTTGATCCGCATACAATCCGAGCTATAAGTGGACACTATAACACTGAAGAACCACTGCCAGaagaaattatacaaaatttacaaaatgtcAGAAGTCATATGGCAGGATATAATTTATGTCGTGAACTATACCTATCTCGATTAGATTTAGAGTTGTATTCTAATACTACTTTTTGGCGAGACTTGGTAAAGGAATTGTGGCCTAAATACCATGCGCTGCCATTTGATAAATATGATTCACACCTGCTctctttaacaaaaatattctccGAGGAATGGGGTGCTGCTTACTATTGTCATTTATGGTCAAAAATGATAGCCGCAGACATCTACAGTGCATTTGAAGAGGCAAGAGCAGGAGATCAGGACGTGATAGCAATTGGAAAAAGATACAGAGAAAGTTTTCTTGCGGTTGGAGGCGCATGTCAGCCCAGTGAATTATTTAGAAGGTTCCGTGGGAGAGACCCTTCTCCTCAGGCCTTATTGCATAACCTTGGTCTATCCAatcaaaaaaaacttgaagaGTAA
- the LOC123715362 gene encoding dynein axonemal assembly factor 4-like isoform X1 — protein MPILVKDFIWSQTTNAINIRIPLDPVYREAVDIFTTDKYIKAHFRPYLFEIFLLYEVNSEKSKCTLQDDLIVFHLIKKEEVDWEVLEKILTKDEKAKLRAEMLAECQEKAKQESEERALRKSQLNRFTVQQAMEIDTKQHTLMDSRRDDERNKAMNELEKWRSKTTTGTYNEFQRMDAITDSNSTSSVRIVELPNDELKLKITESKNIIKTPVKTPVKSEYVEKRKQEIGNRVLPNLRQRGLVEIKHTPRTFPTPSRESTAQEEEAWLRNITHARRATGFVSEDLRPEEHDPQWCKEKGDEFFRNGNFLGAISAYTHGITLSDKLPSLYSNRAATHFALGNFNKCVTDCSTALDLMKPACEGNRRSRAKCIARRAAGLARIGLLNKAIDEMKAAAKLLPDDENIKKDIYDMERAWEQNPDSE, from the exons ATGCCTATTTTAGTTAAAGATTTCATTTGGTCTCAAACTACTAATGCAATAAACATAAGAATTCCCTTGGACCCAGTTTATCGTGAGGCAGTAGATATTTTTACTACCGATAAGTATATTAAAGCGCATTTTAGaccttatttatttgaaatttttctGCTATATGAGGTAAATAGCGAGAAAAGTAAATGCACACTGCAAGATGATTTAATCGTATTTCACCTAATAAAGAAAGAAGAGGTCGATTGGGaagttttagaaaaaatactaACAAAAGATGAAAAAGCGAAATTGAGAGCAGAGATGCTCGCTGAATGCCAAGAAAAGGCTAAGCAAGAATCTGAAGAGCGAGCTTTAAGAAAAAGCCAGTTAAATAGATTTACTGTCCAACAAGCCATGGAAATCGATACTAAGCAACATACACTAATGGACTCAAGGAGAGATGACGAACGTAATAAAGCTATGAATGAGTTGGAAAAGTGGCGATCGAAGACGACTACAGGAACATATAATGAGTTTCAACGTATGGATGCTATTACTGATAGTAACAGTACTTCTAGTGTGAGGATAGTAGAGTTACCTAATGATGAGctgaaattgaaaataacggaaagcaaaaatataattaaaacaccgGTAAAAACGCCAGTTAAGTCAGAGTATGTTGAAAAAAGGAAGCAGGAAATAGGTAATCGAGTTCTACCAAACTTACGGCAAAGGGGTCTAGTGGAGATTAAACACACACCTAGGACTTTCCCAACTCCTAGTAGAGAGTCAACGGCACAGGAAGAGGAGGCTTGGTTAAGAAATATCACACACGCTAGACGAGCTACTG GTTTTGTATCCGAAGATTTGCGTCCCGAAGAACATGACCCACAATGGTGCAAGGAAAAGGGTGACGAGTTTTTCCGAAACGGCAATTTTCTGGGGGCTATAAGTGCATATACACACGGCATCACGTTGTCTGATAAATTACCTAGTTTGTACTCAAACAGAGCAGCTACACATTTTGCTTTaggcaattttaataaatgc GTGACCGATTGTTCTACTGCTTTAGACCTAATGAAGCCAGCCTGCGAGGGTAATAGAAGGAGTAGGGCAAAATGTATTGCACGTCGCGCTGCTGGACTAGCACGTATAGGTCTTCTGAACAAAGCTATTGATGAAATGAAAGCTGCGGCAAAACTACTACCAGATGATGAAAATATCAAGAAAGATATTTATGATATGGAGAGAGCTTGGGAACAAAATCCTGATTCAGAGTGA
- the LOC123715362 gene encoding dynein axonemal assembly factor 4-like isoform X2 has protein sequence MPILVKDFIWSQTTNAINIRIPLDPVYREAVDIFTTDKYIKAHFRPYLFEIFLLYEVNSEKSKCTLQDDLIVFHLIKKEEVDWEVLEKILTKDEKAKLRAEMLAECQEKAKQESEERALRKSQLNRFTVQQAMEIDTKQHTLMDSRRDDERNKAMNELEKWRSKTTTGTYNEFQRMDAITDSNSTSSVRIVELPNDELKLKITESKNIIKTPVKTPVKSEYVEKRKQEIGNRVLPNLRQRGLVEIKHTPRTFPTPSRESTAQEEEAWLRNITHARRATGFVSEDLRPEEHDPQWCKEKGDEFFRNGNFLGAISAYTHGITLSDKLPSLYSNRAATHFALGNFNKCVSDRLFYCFRPNEASLRG, from the exons ATGCCTATTTTAGTTAAAGATTTCATTTGGTCTCAAACTACTAATGCAATAAACATAAGAATTCCCTTGGACCCAGTTTATCGTGAGGCAGTAGATATTTTTACTACCGATAAGTATATTAAAGCGCATTTTAGaccttatttatttgaaatttttctGCTATATGAGGTAAATAGCGAGAAAAGTAAATGCACACTGCAAGATGATTTAATCGTATTTCACCTAATAAAGAAAGAAGAGGTCGATTGGGaagttttagaaaaaatactaACAAAAGATGAAAAAGCGAAATTGAGAGCAGAGATGCTCGCTGAATGCCAAGAAAAGGCTAAGCAAGAATCTGAAGAGCGAGCTTTAAGAAAAAGCCAGTTAAATAGATTTACTGTCCAACAAGCCATGGAAATCGATACTAAGCAACATACACTAATGGACTCAAGGAGAGATGACGAACGTAATAAAGCTATGAATGAGTTGGAAAAGTGGCGATCGAAGACGACTACAGGAACATATAATGAGTTTCAACGTATGGATGCTATTACTGATAGTAACAGTACTTCTAGTGTGAGGATAGTAGAGTTACCTAATGATGAGctgaaattgaaaataacggaaagcaaaaatataattaaaacaccgGTAAAAACGCCAGTTAAGTCAGAGTATGTTGAAAAAAGGAAGCAGGAAATAGGTAATCGAGTTCTACCAAACTTACGGCAAAGGGGTCTAGTGGAGATTAAACACACACCTAGGACTTTCCCAACTCCTAGTAGAGAGTCAACGGCACAGGAAGAGGAGGCTTGGTTAAGAAATATCACACACGCTAGACGAGCTACTG GTTTTGTATCCGAAGATTTGCGTCCCGAAGAACATGACCCACAATGGTGCAAGGAAAAGGGTGACGAGTTTTTCCGAAACGGCAATTTTCTGGGGGCTATAAGTGCATATACACACGGCATCACGTTGTCTGATAAATTACCTAGTTTGTACTCAAACAGAGCAGCTACACATTTTGCTTTaggcaattttaataaatgcgtaA GTGACCGATTGTTCTACTGCTTTAGACCTAATGAAGCCAGCCTGCGAGGGTAA
- the LOC123715215 gene encoding beta-alanine transporter-like isoform X1, whose protein sequence is MDFDAILEDVGEFGRFQKLVIYFVLLPAVIPCGFHAYSQLFMAGDVKHWCKVPDLEGLDVELTKNFSIPQERRNGILDYSQCNMYDINYTEILSRYSTIEEALMLEGPADIVPCKNGWVYEDTVYQRTVVTEWDLVCDKDFLPTLGLVLLAVGGIIGNYIFGYLQDTFGRKPSFFIYLLIECIFGVATAFAQNYYIWLIFRFGVGFTVPAIMATPYVLAIELVGPRSRTLCTILSNIAYSMGLIFLAGVVYLVRDWRYLALATTLPFVCFFLYIWLMPESPRWLLARGQFEKAEVILKNMARINGKSLPKNYMVHLRRKYESDKLQQDLEKEKLRTYGIFDLFRTPNMRKKTIIITFIWFTNTSVYVGLSYYAPVLGGDEFLNFFLAGVVELPTYLFLWPSMERLGRRWTLCMSMVVGGVACLTTFLVQHETNVTLALYCVGKMGISSSFVVLPLMASELYPTVVRGLGMSLSSVLGMLGPIFIPLVNYLGSDIMVLPLIIMGALLVAGGIASLLLPETLNQHLPQTLEDGEKMGLDTDFCCSPPVKEPKNESDERTCKNCSALCSCQMVSMPLAESVSPEKDLDAVEFILVK, encoded by the exons ATGGACTTCGACGCGATTTTAGAAGACGTTGGTGAATTTGGCCGTTTTCAAAAGCTCGTGATCTATTTCGTCCTCCTCCCAGCTGTCATACCATGTGGGTTTCATGCGTATTCGCAGCTTTTTATGGCTGGGGATGTCAAACATTGGTGTAAAGTACCAGATTTGGAAGGGCTAGATGTGGAACTTACTAAGAATTTTAG tatccCACAAGAGCGTCGCAACGGTATCCTGGATTATTCCCAATGTAACATGTACGACATTAATTACACCGAAATCCTCTCGCGGTACTCCACAATTGAGGAGGCTCTGATGTTAGAAGGTCCTGCTGATATCGTGCCATGCAAAAATGGATGGGTGTATGAGGACACAGTATATCAGCGTACCGTGGTTACAGAG tGGGACCTAGTCTGTGACAAGGACTTTTTGCCTACCCTGGGACTGGTACTACTCGCTGTTGGCGGCATTATTGGAAATTACATATTCGGCTACCTGCAAGACACCTTTGGACGCAAACCCTCTTTCTTTATCTATCTTTTAATCGAGTGCATATTTGGAGTGGCAACAGCATTCGCTCAGAACTATTATATTTGGCTTATCTTCAGATTTGGTGTTGGGTTTACGGTACCAGCTATCATGGCGACTCCATATGTTTTAG CTATCGAACTCGTTGGACCTCGATCCCGGACACTCTGCACTATTCTCTCGAACATCGCTTATTCCATGGGTTTAATTTTCCTGGCTGGCGTGGTCTATTTAGTGAGGGACTGGCGTTATCTGGCTTTAGCTACGACATTGCCCTTCGTCTGCTTCTTTTTATACATCTGGCTCATGCCCGAAAGTCCTAGATGGTTACTGGCTAGAGGACAATTTGAAAAAGCTGaagttattttgaaaaatatggctcg AATAAACGGAAAGTCCCTCCCCAAGAACTACATGGTCCACCTTCGTCGCAAATACGAATCAGACAAACTGCAACAAGATCtcgaaaaagaaaaattgcGAACCTATGGCATTTTCGATTTATTCCGAACACCAAACATGAGGAAGAAAACGATAATCATTACTTTTATTTGGTTTACAAACACAAGTGTTTACGTCGGCTTATCGTATTATGCGCCTGTGTTGGGTGGAGATGAATTCTTGAATTTCTTCTTGGCTGGCGTTGTTGAGTTACCTACTTATCTGTTTTTGTGGCCTTCTATGGAGAGACTTGGGAGGCGCTGGACCCTTTGTATGAGTATGGTGGTGGGTGGAGTTGCGTGTTTGACTACGTTTTTGGTACAACATG AAACGAATGTTACACTGGCGTTATACTGCGTGGGAAAGATGGGAATTTCCTCATCTTTCGTAGTCTTACCCTTGATGGCGTCTGAATTGTATCCAACTGTTGTAAGGGGATTGGGCATGAGCTTAAGTTCAGTTTTGGGCATGCTGGGGCCTATTTTTATACCTCTTGTAAATTATTTG ggcTCCGATATTATGGTACTCCCATTAATCATAATGGGCGCGTTGCTAGTCGCCGGTGGCATAGCCAGTTTACTTCTACCAGAAACTTTGAATCAACATCTTCCCCAAACATTAGAAGATGGCGAGAAGATGGGTCTAGACACAGACTTTTGCTGCAGCCCGCCAGTGAAAGAGCCTAAAAACGAATCTGATGAAAGAACATGTAAAAACTGCAGTGCGTTATGTTCCTGTCAGATGGTTAGCATGCCTTTAGCGGAAAGTGTTAGCCCTGAAAAGGATTTAGACGctgttgaatttattttagtaaaataa
- the LOC123715215 gene encoding beta-alanine transporter-like isoform X2: MDFDAILEDVGEFGRFQKLVIYFVLLPAVIPCGFHAYSQLFMAGDVKHWCKVPDLEGLDVELTKNFSIPQERRNGILDYSQCNMYDINYTEILSRYSTIEEALMLEGPADIVPCKNGWVYEDTVYQRTVVTEWDLVCDKDFLPTLGLVLLAVGGIIGNYIFGYLQDTFGRKPSFFIYLLIECIFGVATAFAQNYYIWLIFRFGVGFTVPAIMATPYVLVRDWRYLALATTLPFVCFFLYIWLMPESPRWLLARGQFEKAEVILKNMARINGKSLPKNYMVHLRRKYESDKLQQDLEKEKLRTYGIFDLFRTPNMRKKTIIITFIWFTNTSVYVGLSYYAPVLGGDEFLNFFLAGVVELPTYLFLWPSMERLGRRWTLCMSMVVGGVACLTTFLVQHETNVTLALYCVGKMGISSSFVVLPLMASELYPTVVRGLGMSLSSVLGMLGPIFIPLVNYLGSDIMVLPLIIMGALLVAGGIASLLLPETLNQHLPQTLEDGEKMGLDTDFCCSPPVKEPKNESDERTCKNCSALCSCQMVSMPLAESVSPEKDLDAVEFILVK; encoded by the exons ATGGACTTCGACGCGATTTTAGAAGACGTTGGTGAATTTGGCCGTTTTCAAAAGCTCGTGATCTATTTCGTCCTCCTCCCAGCTGTCATACCATGTGGGTTTCATGCGTATTCGCAGCTTTTTATGGCTGGGGATGTCAAACATTGGTGTAAAGTACCAGATTTGGAAGGGCTAGATGTGGAACTTACTAAGAATTTTAG tatccCACAAGAGCGTCGCAACGGTATCCTGGATTATTCCCAATGTAACATGTACGACATTAATTACACCGAAATCCTCTCGCGGTACTCCACAATTGAGGAGGCTCTGATGTTAGAAGGTCCTGCTGATATCGTGCCATGCAAAAATGGATGGGTGTATGAGGACACAGTATATCAGCGTACCGTGGTTACAGAG tGGGACCTAGTCTGTGACAAGGACTTTTTGCCTACCCTGGGACTGGTACTACTCGCTGTTGGCGGCATTATTGGAAATTACATATTCGGCTACCTGCAAGACACCTTTGGACGCAAACCCTCTTTCTTTATCTATCTTTTAATCGAGTGCATATTTGGAGTGGCAACAGCATTCGCTCAGAACTATTATATTTGGCTTATCTTCAGATTTGGTGTTGGGTTTACGGTACCAGCTATCATGGCGACTCCATATGTTTTAG TGAGGGACTGGCGTTATCTGGCTTTAGCTACGACATTGCCCTTCGTCTGCTTCTTTTTATACATCTGGCTCATGCCCGAAAGTCCTAGATGGTTACTGGCTAGAGGACAATTTGAAAAAGCTGaagttattttgaaaaatatggctcg AATAAACGGAAAGTCCCTCCCCAAGAACTACATGGTCCACCTTCGTCGCAAATACGAATCAGACAAACTGCAACAAGATCtcgaaaaagaaaaattgcGAACCTATGGCATTTTCGATTTATTCCGAACACCAAACATGAGGAAGAAAACGATAATCATTACTTTTATTTGGTTTACAAACACAAGTGTTTACGTCGGCTTATCGTATTATGCGCCTGTGTTGGGTGGAGATGAATTCTTGAATTTCTTCTTGGCTGGCGTTGTTGAGTTACCTACTTATCTGTTTTTGTGGCCTTCTATGGAGAGACTTGGGAGGCGCTGGACCCTTTGTATGAGTATGGTGGTGGGTGGAGTTGCGTGTTTGACTACGTTTTTGGTACAACATG AAACGAATGTTACACTGGCGTTATACTGCGTGGGAAAGATGGGAATTTCCTCATCTTTCGTAGTCTTACCCTTGATGGCGTCTGAATTGTATCCAACTGTTGTAAGGGGATTGGGCATGAGCTTAAGTTCAGTTTTGGGCATGCTGGGGCCTATTTTTATACCTCTTGTAAATTATTTG ggcTCCGATATTATGGTACTCCCATTAATCATAATGGGCGCGTTGCTAGTCGCCGGTGGCATAGCCAGTTTACTTCTACCAGAAACTTTGAATCAACATCTTCCCCAAACATTAGAAGATGGCGAGAAGATGGGTCTAGACACAGACTTTTGCTGCAGCCCGCCAGTGAAAGAGCCTAAAAACGAATCTGATGAAAGAACATGTAAAAACTGCAGTGCGTTATGTTCCTGTCAGATGGTTAGCATGCCTTTAGCGGAAAGTGTTAGCCCTGAAAAGGATTTAGACGctgttgaatttattttagtaaaataa
- the LOC123715374 gene encoding phosphotriesterase-related protein, protein MNGKVQTVLGDVDSSVLGRTLTHEHLAMEFSHFYKEPPKQIADKFKVGFTLQNVGFLRQYPYSSETNLLLNDSLAKEAVLNDVSAYKKYGGGTIVENTTVGIKRDIDFYKQVSETTNVYIVAGTGHYIADVQDTKVIALKIEDLYNHMLKELTEGCIDYPSVKAGVMGEIASVWPIKDFERKAIKAAGELQSQLGCGVSFHPHRDPEAPFEIIRLYTEAGGRVEKAVMSHLDRTLLEFEKLFEFSQLGVYCQFDLFGVEVSHYQLNIATDMPSDAQRLNMIKRLVDQGKEDKVLMSHDIHTKHRLIDFGGHGYSHIINNILPRMKAKGFTDEQIDKITIQNPASWLSF, encoded by the exons ATGAATGGAAAAGTCCAAACAG ttttaggaGATGTGGATTCAAGTGTTCTTGGACGTACCCTGACACATGAACATCTGGCTATGGAATTCAGCCATTTCTACAAAGAACCTCCAAAACAAATAGCAGACAAGTTTAAGGTTGGGTTTACTCTGCAAAATGTTGGGTTTTTGAGACAATACCCATATAGTTCagaaactaatttattattaaatgattcaTTGGCAAAGGAAGCTGTCCTTAATGATGTTTCGGCATATAAAAAGTATGGTGgag GAACTATAGTAGAAAATACCACAGTTGGTATTAAAAGAGACATAGATTTTTACAAACAAGTGTCGGAGACAACCAATGTCTACATAGTGGCTGGAACAGGTCATTATATAGCAGATGTCCAAGATACCAAAGTGATAGCCTTAAAAATCgaagatttatataatcaCATGCTAAAAGAGCTAACTGAAGGGTGTATAGATTATCCCTCAGTTAAAGCTGGTGTCATGGGAGAAATAGCAAGTGTTTGGCCTATTAAAG ATTTTGAACGTAAAGCCATTAAAGCTGCGGGCGAACTTCAATCTCAGCTTGGATGCGGAGTTAGTTTTCATCCTCACCGTGATCCTGAAGCACCTTTTGAAATCATAAGACTTTACACAGAAGCTGGTGGAAGAGTCGAAAAGGCTGTCATGTCGCATTTAGATC GAACACTTCTAGAATTCGAAAAACTTTTCGAGTTTTCTCAACTAGGCGTATACTGTCAATTCGATCTATTTGGAGTTGAAGTATCCCACTACCAGCTCAACATTGCTACTGACATGCCGTCGGACGCACAAAGACTAAACATGATCAAACGTCTAGTTGATCAAGGAAAGGAAGATAAGGTTTTAATGTCGCACGATATTCATACTAAACATAGATtg ATCGACTTTGGTGGACATGGCTATTCccacataataaataatattctccCGCGAATGAAAGCTAAGGGATTCACAGATGaacaaatagataaaattactATACAAAACCCTGCAAGTTGGCTTAgtttttaa